The stretch of DNA GCGCACCACCGATCCGGTACCGGTCATTCTGATGCGCACCCAGTACGGAAAATCGGGTGCGCAGGTGACACCCGAGCGCTATCAGCCGCCGGACTGGTTCGCCTCGCACTGCTATCTCGTCGTGATTCAGGACGTCCGCGGCCAGGGCGCCTCGGGCGGCACGTTCAGCGAGTTCACCAATGACATGGCCGACGGCTACGACTCCGTCGAGTGGGCCGCCGCGCTGCCCGGCGCCAACGGCAAGGTCGGCATGTACGGCTCGTCCTATGTCGGCGCCACCCAATGGCTGGCCGCCGTCACTGCGCCGCCGCACCTGGTGACGATCGTGCCCGCGAACACGGCCTCGGACTACTACGACGGATGGACTTACGAGGGCGGCGAGTTCCGTCTTGCGTTCGTACAACCGTGGGCCATTGGCTCACTCGCGTTGAGCGCCGCGAAGAACCGCGGCGATCAGGCGGCGGTCGACGAGCTGACGGCGGCGGCCGCCGATCCAACGCGGTGGATGAACTCCCGGCCGTTCAAGGACCTGCCGCCGATGCAGCCGCAAAACCCCGCGGTCGCGCCGTGGTACTTCGACTGGATCCGGCACTCGACGCGCGACGCCTTCTGGTCGAACGTCAGCATCCGCGATCGCTACGCCTCGGTGAAAGTGCCCGTGCTCGATTTCGAGGGTTGGTACGACGCGTTCCTCGCCGGCGGCGTGGAGAACTTCACCGGCATGGTGGCCGACGGCGGCTCCGAGTCGGCCCGCTCCAACCAGCGCCTGGTGATCGGACCGTGGGACCACGTCAACTGGGGACGCCCGGACTCGGAGCCCGCGCCGCTGCTACACGACATCGGCGCAATCGGAAACAGTCCCATCAACGAAGTGATGCTGGAGTGGTTCGACCACTTCCTCAAGGGGCAAGACAACGGCACCGCGACCGGTCCTCGCGTCGACTATTTCGTGATGGGTGCCGACAAGTGGAAGTCGGCGACGAATTGGCCGCTGCCACAGACGCAATGGACAACGTTCTACCTGTCGGGCGCCGGTGGGATCGCCGACCGCAAGGGCCAACTCGTCGCGAATGCACCGGGTGCGCAGCCGCCCGACACGTACACGTACGACCCCGCGTTCCCGGCGCCCAGCTTGGGTGGGCATTCGTGCTGCGGCGCCCGCTCTGGCCCGCAGGGTCCGTTCGACCAGGTGCCCGTCGAGCAACGCTCCGACGTACTTGTCTACGACGGTGCGCCGCTTGAGCACGACACCGAGATCACCGGGCCGACAACCGTGCGGCTGTGGGCGCAGTCCAGCGCCGCCGACACCGATTTCACGGCCAAGCTGACGGTGGCCAAACCGGATGGCAGCGTGATCAACCTCAACAACGGCATCCTGCGCACCGCGTTCCGCGACTCGCTTGCGGCCCCGACGCCAACGGTGCCGGGCCGGCCGTATGAGTATCGGATCCAGATCTGGCCTACGAGCTACGAATTCCGAAAGGGCGACCGCATCCGCCTCGAGGTCTCCAGCAGCGACTATCCGCAGTTCGCGCCGAATCCCAACACCGGTGCGCCCTTCGGCGAGAGTGCAGCCGTCCAGACCGCGGCCCAGACGATCTTGCATGACGAGGCGCATCCGTCCGCCATAACTCTCCCGGTCATCCCCGGGTGAGCCACCGACCGCCGCGCGCGACCGCTCTTGCACGCGTTATCGCGGCGTGTTCACGTACAAACACGGTCGGTCACCGGCGGGAAAGTGGGCCTATTGGCCGAGCCAACCGGTTGGTTAGGATCGGGTATTCCTCCTCGGGTCAGGAAGGACACCCACCATGACCACCGAATCAGTGGCGCCCGAAGTCCAAACGCCCAGCGCCGCCACCCCAGACATTCCCGGTACCGTTCGCAGGCTCCGAGAGACCTTCAAGACCGGCCGCACTCGCAGCGTCGACTGGCGCAAGCAACAGCTGCTGGCGCTGGAGAAGATGATGGTCGAGAACGAGGGCGCCCTGGCCGAGGCCCTCGAGAAAGACCTCGGCCGCAGCCCGTTCGAAGCATGGCTGGCCGACATCGCCAGCACCGCTGGCGAGGCGAAGGACGCCGCCAAGAACGTCAAGAAGTGGATGCGTCGCCGCTACCGACTGCTGGAGATGTCGCAGCTGCCCGGGCGCGGCTGGGTTGAATACGAGCCCTACGGCACGGTGTTGGTGATCGGCGCGTGGAACTTCCCGTTCGTGTTGACGCTCGGGCCCGCTGTCGGGGCGATCGCCGCGGGCAACACCGTCGTACTCAAGCCCTCGGAGGTGTGCCCTGCCTCGTCGGCGATGATGGCCGAGCTGGTGCCCAAGTATCTGGACCCCGATGCGATCGCGGTCATCGAGGGCGACGGCGCGGTCAGCCAGGAACTCATCGCGCAGGGCTTCGACCACATCTGCTTCACGGGGGGCACCGAGATCGGCCGAAAGGTCTACGAAGGCGCCGCCCCGCACCTGACTCCTGTCACCCTGGAGCTGGGCGGGAAGAGCCCGGTGATCGTGTCCGCCGACGCGGACATCGATGTGGCGGCAAAGCGGATTGCGTGGACGAAGCTGATCAACTCCGGCCAGATCTGCATTGCGCCGGACTACGTGCTCGCCGACGCGAAGATCCGTGACGAGCTGGTGGACAAGATCAAGGCCGCAGTGACGACCTTCGAGTCGCAAAACCCCGGCGGCAAGCGGATTGTCAACGAGCGCCACTTCGATCGGCTGACGGCATCGCTGGCCGCGACCAAGGGCGACGTCGTCATCGGCGGCGGCTCGGACCCGTCGACCATCAGCATCCAGCCCACCGTCGTCGTCGACCCCGATCCGGCAGAGCCATTGATGACCGACGAGATCTTCGGACCGATCCTGCCGATCATGACCGTCCAATCCCTTGACGACGCAATCGGTTTCGTGAACTCGCGGCCGAAGCCGTTGGCGGCCTACCTGTTCACCAAAACCAGGAGCATCCGTGAGCGCGTGATCAAAGAGGTCGCGGCCGGCGGCATGGTGATCAACCACCTGCTGTTCCAGTTCTCGACGAACAAGCTGCCTTTCGGCGGCGTCGGCCCGTCGGGCATGGGCGCCTACCACGGCAAGTTCGGTTTCGAGCAGTTCAGCCACAAGAAGACCGTGATGACCAAGCCGACCCGACCCGATGTCGGCGCGTTCATCTATCCCCCGTATACAGAGAAGGCTTTCAAGCTCGCTAGACGGCTGTTCTGAGAAAGGAACCTCATGCCAGGAGTGCAGGATCGCGTCATCGTCGTCACCGGGGCCGGAGGCGGACTCGGCCGCGAGTATGCGTTGACGCTCGCCAAGGAGGGCGCCAGCGTCGTCGTCAATGACCTCGGCGGTTCTCGTGACGGCACCGGCGCCGGCCACAACATGGCCGACCAGGTGGTCAAGGAGATCAAGGACGCAGGCGGTCGCGCCGTTGCGAACTACGACTCC from Mycobacterium sp. JS623 encodes:
- a CDS encoding CocE/NonD family hydrolase; this encodes MSGCADQQAGVSLPFPQGAGRGPCAVTKQTDVPATMRDGTVLRADVYRPRTTDPVPVILMRTQYGKSGAQVTPERYQPPDWFASHCYLVVIQDVRGQGASGGTFSEFTNDMADGYDSVEWAAALPGANGKVGMYGSSYVGATQWLAAVTAPPHLVTIVPANTASDYYDGWTYEGGEFRLAFVQPWAIGSLALSAAKNRGDQAAVDELTAAAADPTRWMNSRPFKDLPPMQPQNPAVAPWYFDWIRHSTRDAFWSNVSIRDRYASVKVPVLDFEGWYDAFLAGGVENFTGMVADGGSESARSNQRLVIGPWDHVNWGRPDSEPAPLLHDIGAIGNSPINEVMLEWFDHFLKGQDNGTATGPRVDYFVMGADKWKSATNWPLPQTQWTTFYLSGAGGIADRKGQLVANAPGAQPPDTYTYDPAFPAPSLGGHSCCGARSGPQGPFDQVPVEQRSDVLVYDGAPLEHDTEITGPTTVRLWAQSSAADTDFTAKLTVAKPDGSVINLNNGILRTAFRDSLAAPTPTVPGRPYEYRIQIWPTSYEFRKGDRIRLEVSSSDYPQFAPNPNTGAPFGESAAVQTAAQTILHDEAHPSAITLPVIPG
- a CDS encoding aldehyde dehydrogenase family protein, giving the protein MTTESVAPEVQTPSAATPDIPGTVRRLRETFKTGRTRSVDWRKQQLLALEKMMVENEGALAEALEKDLGRSPFEAWLADIASTAGEAKDAAKNVKKWMRRRYRLLEMSQLPGRGWVEYEPYGTVLVIGAWNFPFVLTLGPAVGAIAAGNTVVLKPSEVCPASSAMMAELVPKYLDPDAIAVIEGDGAVSQELIAQGFDHICFTGGTEIGRKVYEGAAPHLTPVTLELGGKSPVIVSADADIDVAAKRIAWTKLINSGQICIAPDYVLADAKIRDELVDKIKAAVTTFESQNPGGKRIVNERHFDRLTASLAATKGDVVIGGGSDPSTISIQPTVVVDPDPAEPLMTDEIFGPILPIMTVQSLDDAIGFVNSRPKPLAAYLFTKTRSIRERVIKEVAAGGMVINHLLFQFSTNKLPFGGVGPSGMGAYHGKFGFEQFSHKKTVMTKPTRPDVGAFIYPPYTEKAFKLARRLF